Within Chlamydia pneumoniae TW-183, the genomic segment TCAACACATGACCCACATTCCATCGCTCCATAGCAGGTTGGGCACATTGATGACCCGTCCGCACAGCAATTCCTCTAAGATCTAATAAAAAACCTAGATCCAAAGGATGGGCTCCATCGATTGTCATGCCTATAAGAGCTCCCCTGGGTTCCTCTATAGAAGGTCCGAGAATCTCTACACCTGGAATCTCAAGCAGCTCTTTATGTAAATATGTAGTTAGGGCAATCTCTTTGTCGTAGATAAACTTAGCTGACAAGCCATCGAGATAATCTAAAGCAGCCCCTAAGCCTAAAACTCCAGCAATATTTGGAGTCCCAGCTTCAAATTTCATAGGTGCAGGAAGATATTCAGGATTCTGATGATCGTAGATAGCAACCATATCACCACCTCCTTCTACTGGAGGCAACTGATCTAATAGATCTTTTTTCCCATATAAGACTCCTATGCCCGTGGGTCCATAAATCTTATGTGACGAAAACACATAGAAATCTACATCCCAAAGCTGAACGTCTATAGGAAGATGAGGAGCTCCCTGAGCACCATCAACAGCAAGGTAAGCGTCATAGCGGTGGACAAGCTCAGCAACTTGTTGGAGAGGTTGGACACAACCCGTAACATTACTCACATGAGGAATGCTTACAAATTGAGCACCTTCATTTAGAAGCTTTTCCAAATCATCAAGATCTATAAGCCCTGAATCATGAACTCTGATCTTTTTTACTAAAGAACCTCGCCGCCGACAGGCAATCTCCCAAGATAAAACATTCGCATGGTGTTCTGCCTCAGAAACCAGAACAACACCCCCCTTAGGGATCCAGAGGTCATTAACAGAAATGGCTAATAAATTTAACCCTGCAGTTGTCCCACGGGTGAATACGATTTCACTATCAGAGGCTGCGGATACCCACTTACGCACTTTTTCGCGAACAGCTGCGTATGCTTCCGTGACGTTCCTAGAGGAACTATAAATCGCACGATTTACAGTTGCATATGAAGAAGTATAAAAGTTAGCAACGGCATCTATCACCTGTTGAGGTTTCTGAGTCGTTGCAGCTGAATCTAAATAAATAAAAGGCTCGTTCTCTTTTGCTTTAGCAGCAAAAATCGGAAAATCTTCTTTTAAATTCTTCACTGATCATCCCCCCCCCTAAATCCTAAACCTAGGAGGTTTGATTTAGCTGAAAAGAAGATCCCAAAAACGTATCGGAAACTAATCCTTGTTTTAGGAACCCATGTATGAGTTTTTCCTGAGCCTCTGCCTCTGTCATGCCTCGAGAACGCATGTAAAAGATCTGCTGAGGATCTAAAGGTCCTACTGTAGCGCCGTGGGATGCCTTCACCTCGTCTGTTTCTATCTCTAAACGTGGAAATGTAGATACACGAGCTTCTGAACTTAATAACAACGTATCATGCTTTTGATTCGCATCCGACAAGTCTCCTTGAGAAGAAATAGAAATTGTCCCTTCAAATAGAAAATGCCCTGAATATAAAATCGATTTAATGTTCTGACGCGATACCGTCTCTTCAGCATCGTGAGACATTAAATTATTGACCCAAGTTTTTCTTGGCGATTGGACTAACACTAGAGATTCTGCGTGTCCCTTCTTCCCGACTATGTAGCTCGTATTGTCAAACCATCCGAAACCTTGACAACTTTCAAGCAAATTCTGAGTCATCCTGCAGATAGCATCTTTCTCAACCGTCGCAATAGTGGACCAACTCAAGGTATCCTCTTCAGAATATCCTGGAACCATAAACACTGTAAGATCCGCCCCTTCTCCAACGAAGAGCTCGGTAACCCCATTGACTATAGTTTTACTAGAACCCACCATCTCTAAATCAACATCATGTGATATTTGTATTTGAGCGGACGCCCGTTGTCCTAAAATAACGACGATCCTAGGAGAGAAAATCACATCATGATCCGAAACTGTAGGAAAACTAATATGACGTACAAAAATAGGATCGCTCGTCTGCATCTCTTCAGGAATGTAAATCACTACACCCCGATCTTCAGAACAAACAGCATTTAAAAATGCTAAGGGATGCTTATTTACATCAAACCCTTGCATGAATGAAGACAATGATCCCCTAGCTTCGTCTATACCACAGACAATCACCCCCTCAGGCAACTGGGATAACGAAGGTTCGTATTTTCCATTAATTAAAATACACTCAAAGGCTAAAGAATGGTTATTGTGTAGCCAATGTTGCTTAATTAGTTCTGAAGCTCCAGTCGCAAGATTATAGCGATCAGGAAAAAGAGAAAGCTCCTGAATCCAAGAAAAGCTACTAAGCACCTCTTTTGAAGAAGGCTGCTTGCTATATTGAGTGTAGCAAGCTTCCGCAGCTTTTTGCACAGGAGAACCCGAAGCAATAGAAGAAAATGTCTCTATTGAAACTAACACCTTATCTCCACGCAACACGCTTAGTCACCTCTTGGTAGCTTTTTGCTTCTAATTCATGCATCAAAGAAACGTCTCCTGAAAGCGCTACTCGACCATCTAATAAAAGATGAACAACATCAGGGCGAATGAGGTTTCCTAATTTGGGGTTGTGAGTCACAATGCATAAGGAACTGGTAGGATGTAACTCTCGGTATTTCTCCAAGACTCTACAAATCAAACGTAATGCATCTACATCCAAACCAGAATCAGGTTCATCCAGTAAGACCATTTCGGGTTCTAAAACTAGCATCTGGCAAATCTCATTGCGCTTTCTTTCTCCTCCAGAAAAACCCTCGTTGACATTCCTATCTAAAAATAGATCTGTAGTCGCGTTATACTCATACGTCTCTAATACAGTCGAAAGCAGAGTATTAAACTCATCAATAGAAATATCTCCCTCTTGATTCGCACGACGGCGGGCATTATAGGCGTCTCGCAAAAACATCTTGTTATTGACTCCAGGAATCTCTGGAGGCATTTGAAAACCAACAAATAGCCCTGCTCGGGAACGCTCTTCTGGCAACATAGAAAGCAAATTTTGCTCCTGTAATGCAATCTCACCCGAAGATACCAAGACACTCTCATCTCCCGCTAAAATTTTAGCAAGAGTCGATTTTCCTGCCCCATTAGGTCCCATAATGACATGCATAGTTCCAGGTTGGATATTCAAATTGAAATCATCCAGAATCTTCACATCATTACAGCTAGCATGTAAGTGCTTTATTTTTAACATTGAACCTAACCCACGCTATTTTCTAATTTAATTAACAATAACTTCGATGCTTCCTGAGCAAATTCTAAAGGTAATTGTTCTATAATTTCCCGACAAAAACCATGGATCACTAAGCTGACTGCTTCCTCAGGACTCAGTCCACGACTACGTAAATACAATAACTGATCCTCACGTAATTTTGAGGTCGTGGCTTCATGCTCAATTGAAGATGTTGAATTTTCTACTACAATCTTCGGATCCGTATAGGCTCCGGAAGCCTTGCCTATCAACATGGAGTCGCATTGCGTATAGTTACTACTATGTTCAGCCTTTTTCCCTAAGGAGACCAAACTTCTAAACGTGTTCTTAGACTCGTCAGAAGAAATTCCCTTAGAGATCACCGTGGATGTGGTGCGTTTCCCTACGTGTAGCATTTTGGTGCCTGTGTCGGCCTGCATTTTCCCACTAGTAAGAGCTACAGAATAAAATTCTCCAACACTCTCGTCGCCCTTTAAAATACAACTAGGGTATTTCCATGTAATTGCAGCACCAACCTCAACCTGTGACCAGGAGATCTTAGAACGATAGCCTGCGCACAGACCTCGTTTTGTTACAAAATTATAAATGCCGCCTTTCCCTGTTTTCTTATCACCAGCATACCAATTTTGCACCGTGGAATACCTTATGACCGCATGCTCATGAGCCACCAATTCAACAACCGCAGCATGTAGCTGATTAGAAGAGTATGCCGGCGCCGTACACCCCTCAAGATAACTCGCATAGCCGCCATCCTCCACAACAATGAGAGTACGCTCAAATTGACCCGCTTCCTTGTTATTAATCCGAAAATAGGTAGAAATATCCATAGGACATTTCACCCCTTTAGGAACATAAACAAAAGAGCCGTCACTAAAAACAGCCGCATTCAAAGCAGC encodes:
- a CDS encoding cysteine desulfurase, with the translated sequence MKNLKEDFPIFAAKAKENEPFIYLDSAATTQKPQQVIDAVANFYTSSYATVNRAIYSSSRNVTEAYAAVREKVRKWVSAASDSEIVFTRGTTAGLNLLAISVNDLWIPKGGVVLVSEAEHHANVLSWEIACRRRGSLVKKIRVHDSGLIDLDDLEKLLNEGAQFVSIPHVSNVTGCVQPLQQVAELVHRYDAYLAVDGAQGAPHLPIDVQLWDVDFYVFSSHKIYGPTGIGVLYGKKDLLDQLPPVEGGGDMVAIYDHQNPEYLPAPMKFEAGTPNIAGVLGLGAALDYLDGLSAKFIYDKEIALTTYLHKELLEIPGVEILGPSIEEPRGALIGMTIDGAHPLDLGFLLDLRGIAVRTGHQCAQPAMERWNVGHVLRVSLGIYNDEDDIDQFILVLQDSLDKIRR
- the sufD gene encoding Fe-S cluster assembly protein SufD codes for the protein MLVSIETFSSIASGSPVQKAAEACYTQYSKQPSSKEVLSSFSWIQELSLFPDRYNLATGASELIKQHWLHNNHSLAFECILINGKYEPSLSQLPEGVIVCGIDEARGSLSSFMQGFDVNKHPLAFLNAVCSEDRGVVIYIPEEMQTSDPIFVRHISFPTVSDHDVIFSPRIVVILGQRASAQIQISHDVDLEMVGSSKTIVNGVTELFVGEGADLTVFMVPGYSEEDTLSWSTIATVEKDAICRMTQNLLESCQGFGWFDNTSYIVGKKGHAESLVLVQSPRKTWVNNLMSHDAEETVSRQNIKSILYSGHFLFEGTISISSQGDLSDANQKHDTLLLSSEARVSTFPRLEIETDEVKASHGATVGPLDPQQIFYMRSRGMTEAEAQEKLIHGFLKQGLVSDTFLGSSFQLNQTS
- the sufC gene encoding Fe-S cluster assembly ATPase SufC, with amino-acid sequence MLKIKHLHASCNDVKILDDFNLNIQPGTMHVIMGPNGAGKSTLAKILAGDESVLVSSGEIALQEQNLLSMLPEERSRAGLFVGFQMPPEIPGVNNKMFLRDAYNARRRANQEGDISIDEFNTLLSTVLETYEYNATTDLFLDRNVNEGFSGGERKRNEICQMLVLEPEMVLLDEPDSGLDVDALRLICRVLEKYRELHPTSSLCIVTHNPKLGNLIRPDVVHLLLDGRVALSGDVSLMHELEAKSYQEVTKRVAWR
- the sufB gene encoding Fe-S cluster assembly protein SufB; translation: MGESVKVFLEEREDYPYGFVTPIESQGLTRGLSEETIEEIAALRNEPQFIIDFRLQAYRYWKQLHEPAWARLHYGPIAYDDIVYFSSPKQKKPLGRLEDADPEILDTFKKLGIPLDEQKRLLNVENVAVDLVFDSVSIGTTFKEALEKAGVIFCSLGEAIQEHPNLVKKYLGSVVSHRDNFFAALNAAVFSDGSFVYVPKGVKCPMDISTYFRINNKEAGQFERTLIVVEDGGYASYLEGCTAPAYSSNQLHAAVVELVAHEHAVIRYSTVQNWYAGDKKTGKGGIYNFVTKRGLCAGYRSKISWSQVEVGAAITWKYPSCILKGDESVGEFYSVALTSGKMQADTGTKMLHVGKRTTSTVISKGISSDESKNTFRSLVSLGKKAEHSSNYTQCDSMLIGKASGAYTDPKIVVENSTSSIEHEATTSKLREDQLLYLRSRGLSPEEAVSLVIHGFCREIIEQLPLEFAQEASKLLLIKLENSVG